In a single window of the Elaeis guineensis isolate ETL-2024a chromosome 6, EG11, whole genome shotgun sequence genome:
- the LOC105046665 gene encoding uncharacterized protein, protein MMISDSQEKELPTKQGSASDDKARTNTRLWSGLKDPRIVRVSRAFGGKDRHSKVSTVRGLRDRRVRLSVPTAIQLYDLQDRLGLNQPSKVIDWLLTAAQHEIDKLPPLQMPPGNFIQYPQSWQISYEAAPQQPPSSCVENLKYTTENGARPLNLFSSRANPEVFANEVGIENLATMSKSNYWHSDVPTKTKQREAPIESGIEKGKNIKGKETEDDIGIHCAQVPAYDSLSRPHHSSLGLLSGAMPYTAYYQWEPANAYASNLGIHPTPAAGPPTSNPSSLSLTPPSQLVFCPPGAMPSGFEFDPKQFGHLQVVTSASQNTPLNSTRTSFR, encoded by the coding sequence ATGATGATAAGTGATTCACAAGAAAAAGAGCTTCCAACTAAACAAGGAAGTGCTAGTGATGACAAAGCTCGAACCAATACAAGACTATGGTCAGGACTGAAGGATCCAAGAATAGTACGAGTTTCCCGGGCATTTGGGGGAAAAGATCGCCATAGCAAAGTAAGCACCGTAAGAGGATTAAGGGATAGAAGAGTAAGGCTTTCAGTCCCAACAGCAATTCAATTGTATGACCTTCAAGATAGGTTGGGCCTCAACCAACCTAGCAAAGTCATCGATTGGCTGCTCACTGCTGCTCAGCATGAAATCGATAAGCTTCCTCCACTCCAAATGCCACCAGGTAATTTCATTCAATATCCTCAATCATGGCAGATCTCTTATGAAGCAGCTCCGCAGCAGCCCCCCTCTTCATGTGTAGAAAATCTCAAGTACACAACTGAAAATGGAGCTCGGCCTTTAAATTTATTCTCCAGTAGGGCAAATCCAGAGGTTTTTGCTAATGAAGTTGGCATCGAAAACCTTGCAACAATGTCTAAATCTAATTATTGGCATTCGGATGTTCCAACAAAAACCAAACAAAGGGAAGCACCGATCGAATCCGGCATCGAGAAAGGCAAGAACATCAAAGGTAAGGAAACTGAAGATGATATTGGCATTCATTGTGCACAAGTTCCAGCTTATGATTCTCTCTCAAGACCTCATCATTCTTCACTGGGCTTGCTAAGCGGTGCTATGCCATACACTGCCTACTATCAGTGGGAGCCTGCAAATGCTTATGCATCCAATTTAGGAATTCATCCAACTCCGGCGGCAGGCCCCCCTACCTCGAATCCGTCATCGTTATCTCTGACACCTCCTTCTCAACTTGTGTTTTGTCCGCCTGGAGCGATGCCATCAGGGTTTGAGTTTGATCCAAAACAGTTCGGTCATCTCCAagtggtcacctcagcttcacaGAATACTCCATTGAATTCGACAAGGACTTCATTTAGGTAG